TTGCACTGCAGACGGTTGGCAAATTCACGTCCGGTCTTGATATTCTGGCAGGCAATTGTAAGGTATGATAACCTTTCCAATGCAACCTCTTCGGCGTGGCATGGTCCTGATATAACAAGTATCTGATCGAGAGGTACATCATAATATGTGTGGAAATAGCTGCCTATTACCATGTTCTCGTCAGTAACCAAACCTTTGATTGCCGAGACTATGAATTTGTCTTTAAGCGGCACTTTGAGATCCTGCAGAGTTTCTTTCAGGAATGCTGAAGGGTTTGCAAAGATCAGGATATCGGACTTCTCAACTATCTCGTTGATATCATTTGTGAAATGAATTCTGTCAGTGTCGAAACTGACAGAAGTAAGATAGTTGGGATTGTGCTTTATTTTCCTGAAAGCGTCAATATAATCCTGCTTACGGAAAAGCCAGTTGATGGAGTCTGAGTTTATCAGCACCATCTTTGCTATGGCCGTTGCCCAGCTGCCACTTCCAACAACTCCTATTTTTGACGTAGTTACGTCCATGTCTTTAGTATTTCGGATAAGATGCAGGGGTTACTTCTGTAACCATTCTGCAACCTCTTCTTTTGAGGGGTTGGTTAGGCCTAATTTATTCTTTTTGTTCAAGCCACACAAATCCTGATGTAACTTATTGGGGTTTTCCACTTCCAGTAAGTCCTTGACTCTCTGGAAACCGGCTTTGCGCACAACAGCGACCCATTCTTCGGGAATACCCAGTTCGATAAACTTCTCATCCGGATCCTTTTCAGCTTTCTTCTCAGGTTTCATCTGTGGGAAGAAGAGTACTTCCTGTATAGATTGCTGGTTGGTCATAAACATGGTAAGCCTGTCAATTCCGATTCCCATACCTGATGTCGGAGGCATACCATATTCCAGAGCTCGCACGAAGTCCTTGTCAATAAACATAGCCTCGTCATCGCCCTTTTCTGAGAGTCTGAGCTGTTCCTGGAAGCGTTCAAGCTGATCGATCGGGTCGTTGAGCTCACTATAAGCGTTAGCAAGTTCCTTGCCATTGACCATCAATTCGAAACGCTCGGTCAGTTCAGGATTACAGCGATGCCTTTTACAAAGCGGGGACATCTCTATAGGATAGTCGATAATAAAAGTCGGTTGTATGTAATTGTGCTCGCACTTCTCACCGAAGATCTCATCAATTAGCTTACCCTTACCCATTGACGGATCGGTTTCGATGCCTAGTTTTTTGCAAACCTCGCGCAGTTGAGCCTCATCCATTCCGGTAATATCAATACCTGTATGTTCCTTAATAGCATCAATCATTGTGATGCGCTTGAAGGGCCTCTTGTAATCGATGATGTTGTCACCAAGCTGAACCTTGGTAGTACCATGAAGTTCAAGAGCAACGCGCTCTATCATTTCTTCGGTGAAGTCCATCATCCAGTTGTAGTCTTTGTAGGCAACATAGATTTCCATAACGGTAAATTCAGGATTGTGAGTCCTGTCCATGCCTTCGTTGCGGAAGTCCTTGGCAAACTCATACACCCCTTCAAAACCGCCTACGATAAGCCTTTTAAGATAGAGCTCATTTGCAATACGTAGATAGAGCGGTATATTAAGAGCATTGTGATGCGTGATAAATGGACGAGCAGTAGCTCCACCGGGAATGGCTTGCAGGATGGGTGTTTCAACCTCGAGGTAACCTTTCTCGTTGAAGAAATTGCGCATTGTGTTTATAATCTTGGTGCGCTTGATAAAGGTGTCCATAACGTTATCGTTGACAATAAGGTCAACGTAACGCTGACGGTAACGCTGTTCAGGGTCACAGAAGGCATCGAATACCTGGCCATCCTTTTCCTTTACTACTGGCAAAGGCCTCAAGGCCTTTGCCAGAATGGTAAGCTCCTTGACATGAACTGTGAGTTCACCGGTCTGAGTAATAAAGGCAAAGCCTTTTACACCAACAATATCACCTATATCGAGAAGTTTCTTAAAGACGGTATTGTACAGAGTCTTGTCTTCGCCCGGACAGATATCATCCCGTTTAATGTAAATCTGAATTCTGCCTGTTGAATCTTTTAGTTCTGCAAATGAGGCACTTCCCATAATTCGGCGTCCCATGATGCGTCCGGCAATGCATACATCCTGGTATGCATCAGGGTTGGCTTCGTAATTTTTGAGGATGTCTCCGGCATAGTGTGTTACCGGATATTCATCGGCCGGATAGGGATTTATATTAAGCTCCTGCAGTTTCTTTAAGCTTTCGCGTCTGATAAGTTCCTGTTCACTCAGTTCGAGTTGATCCATGTCTTGTCCGTTTAGAAGTACAGTAAAACGCTGCAAAGATAAGTTCAAAATATTCAATTTAAAAAGGGTAACTTTACTTTATGGAATCCCAAGGCTATAAACATTTAAGAGCATCGCCTGTTATTCATACACATTTAAATTTAATTTTGCCTTGATACCCGGCCACAACAATAGATAGTTCTGATGGAAAATACGAAGAAAGGTATAAGCAAGCCGGATTGGCTAAAGATTAAACTTCCCAACACCAACGAATACAGCTGGATGAATAAAACCATCCGTGATCATGAGCTGCATACAATCTGTACTAGCGGAAAATGCCCAAATGCAGCCGAGTGCTGGGGTGCAGGAACAGCCACTTTTATGATACTTGGCGATATATGCACAAGGGCTTGTAAGTTTTGTAATGTAAAGACAGGAAGGCCTGAGGCTGTGGACTACAAAGAGCCGTTGCGAATAGCTCGCTCCATAAAGATTATGAAGCTTAGGCATGTAGTTATAACCTCTGTTGACCGTGATGATTTGCCCGATGGAGGTGCCGGAATCTGGGTCGAGACTATCAAGATGGTTAAGAAGATCAACCCTGAGACGACTATGGAAGTGCTGATTGGCGATTTTCAGGGGATGACGAATCTGGTGCAGATGGTTATAGACGCTCAACCTGAAGTAATCAGTCACAACGTGGAGACGGTCAGGAGACTGACTCCTCAGATCCGCTCAAGGGCTAAGTACGATGTAAGTCTGGATGTGCTTAAATATATTGCGGATGCCGGTTGTATAGCAAAGAGTGGCTTAATGCTGGGTCTTGGGGAAACTCAGGAAGAAGTGCTTGAAACTATGAAAGACCTCAGGAATGTTGGTGTCAGGGTACTTACAATAGGTCAGTATTTGCAACCATCGCCCAAACACCTTCCGGTACAGGAGTATATCAAGCCTGCGCAGTTTAGGTTTTACAAAGAGGAAGGCCTAAAGATGGGCTTTAAGTATGTAGAGAGCGGCCCGCTGGTTCGTTCCTCCTACCATGCCGAGCGCCATATTAATGCTTTGAAGGATTGATCAATTATGAATGTAGAATACAGAGATTTAGGCCTGATTGATTATAAGGAAGCCTGGGATATCCAGGAAGAGCTATTCGATAAACTTACATCAGCAAAAAGCGGAAAAGCAGAGCAGCAGGGAGTATCAAACTATCTGCTGTTTTGTGAGCATCCTCACGTTTATACGCTAGGGAAAAGCGGACATGAGTCAAACCTCCTGATTCCTGATGTCTTGTTACAGAGGATTAACGCAAAGTTTTACCGTATCAACCGTGGAGGGGATATCACTTATCACGGTCCCGGACAGATAGTGGGCTACCCGATTTTTGACCTGGAAGCCATAGGTATAGGTATCAAGGAGTATATCCACAGACTTGAGGAGGCAATAATACAGACTCTTGCTGATTTTGGCATTGAAGCCACCCGTCTTGATGGTGCGACTGGGGTCTGGCTGGATGTAGACAAGGGTCTTGCTGCACGCAAGATTTGCGCAATAGGAGTTAGGGCCAGCCGTTATGTGACTATGCATGGCTTTGCTCTAAACGTAAATACCGACCTTAGTTATTTCACTCATATCAATCCCTGTGGTTTTGTCGACAAGGGTGTGACATCTTTCCAGAAGGAACTTCAGGCACCCCAGGATATTGAAGCCGTTAAGAAAGTACTGCTTGGCAAACTGACAGCTTTGTTTGGTCTTAGTCTGGTTTAGTTTATTATCCGACATCTTCTCAGTATCCAAAGCAAATTGGCTATATTTGGATTGTAATTTATTTTAGGAGGCTTTGGTAGTTAATGGAAAGACGTTGGAAGATCAAAGAACCAGGTGATAGTGCTGTTGTTGAGGCTTTGGCTGGAGAACTTAATGTAGATAAGATTGTAGCTAATCTTTTGGTACAGAGAGGAGTTGACAGTTTCTCATCAGCAAAGTCTTTTTTCAGGCCTTCACTTGATGACCTTCACGACCCTTTTCTTATGAAGGATATGGATATTGCCGTTGATCGCCTGTGCAAGGCGATTCGCAGTGGGGAAAGAATTATGATCTATGGTGATTATGATGTTGACGGGACTACTGCTGTAGCGCTTGTGTTTTCCTTTCTAAGGCGTTATTATCAAAATCTTTTGTTTTATATCCCTGACCGATATACTGAAGGATATGGAATATCTACCAAGGGTATAGAAGCTGCAGCCGACAGCGGCTGCAGTCTGATAATATCGCTGGACTGCGGCATCAAGGCAGTCAATAAAATAAGGTATGCAAAGAATTTCGGCATTGACTTTATAGTCTGTGACCACCATACTCCTGGGGAAGCTCTTCCCGAGGCTTTAGCCTGTATAGACCCCAAACGTCAGGATGATACCTATCCCTACAAGGACCTCTCAGGTTGTGGTGTGGGTTTTAAGCTTTTGCAGGCTTTCTGCCTGCATAATGGCTACCCTGTTGAGCCTTTATATAAGTATCTTGACCTTGTGGCAGTAAGCATTGCTGCCGATATAGTGCCTATCACGGGGGAGAACCGGATATTGGCCTATTATGGACTCAAGCAGCTGAACAACGATCCGGGTACCGGATTGAAAAGCATCATTCATGTGTCCAATATGGAGGGCAAGGAGCTGGAGATGAGTGACGTAGTGTTTAAGATTGGTCCCAGAATAAATGCTGCAGGACGTATTGAATCAGGACGCGATGCAGTGGAACTTCTGATCAGTGGAGAGGAAGAGCTTGCAAAAAGTCTTAGCGCAAATATCAATGGACATAATGAGGTTCGTAAGGATCTTGACAAAAAGATTACAGATGAGGCTTTGCAACTACTCATCAATGATCCTTCACAAAAGGAGCGCAAAAGTACTGTCTTGTTCAGACCTCACTGGCATAAAGGGGTAATAGGGATTGTTGCATCCCGTCTGATGGATAAATTCTACAGGCCTACGGTAATAATAACCGAGAGTCAGGGACTGGCTACCGGCTCGGCTCGTTCAGTTGAAGGATTCGACCTTTATAGTGCAGTGGAGTCATGCAGTGACCTGTTGATTAGCTTTGGGGGTCACACATCTGCTGCCGGGCTAACTATGGATATTGGGAATGTTGAGCTTTTTGCCCAGCGATTCGAAGAGTGGGTAGAGGCACACATCACTCCCGAACAGATGATTCCTCAGGTTGAAATAGATGCCGAGATAAGGCTCAAGGACATTAATGCCAGACTTATGAGGCTGCTAGCCCAGTTTGCCCCATTTGGGCCCGCCAATCAGAAGCCTTTGTTTGTTACCCGCAGAGTGATTGATTACGGAACCACCAAACTAGTGGGAAAGGGGCGTGACCACATCAAGTTTGAGCTTATTGAGGAATGCTCAGGGGCAATAGTCAGGGGGATAGGATTCTCAATGAAGGATCATCTTACGAAGATCCAGTCAAGAGAGCCCTTTGATATTGTTTACTCCATCGAAGAGAATGTATACAATGGAGTAAGTTCGGTACAACTAATGATTAAGGATTTGCTTTTCCCTTATTAGCCTTCTTGCTGAATACCCCTACAGCCATTATAGCTCCAATAAGTACAACAAGCGCTCCTATATAGGCCATTGGTGCCAGAGCATCTGTACTGAACCAGCTGACATTGATCCACAGCAATATCTCCATCAAAAGCACTGTGATGATGGGGTTGAGCGTTATGATGACGCTTATTTTATTGGCGTCTATGTATTTAAGTGCTAATGAAAGACTTCCGTAGGCCAGCAGGGTATTGAATGCCAGGAAAAGGAAGAGAAACCATACGCCAATGCTGTGGGCCTGGAATAGTGTTGAGAAATCAGCAAATGGCAGGAACATCAACATTGGTATGGCATAAAGCATTAGACTTATCTCAGAAGTACTGTATTTATTTACCACCATTTTATTGATTATAGCATAGCCGGTCCAGGTTACTGATCCCATCAAAAGCCATAAAAATCCTGTCTGGAGTTCTTCCTTGCCGGGAATAAAGTCCAGCTGATAGTAGTAAAACACGACAAAACCCACAGCAGTAAGAATAAAACCGGCGATACGGATGGTATCTGCTTTTTCCTTAAACATAAAGAATCCGGCAAAGGCCAACAGTACCGGACCAAGCTGAATAATTATCTGTGCTACAAGCGGGCCTCCATAGTTTACACCCTGTTGATATCCTATAAAGTTAAATCCCAGTAATATAGCAGCAGCTACGAGGGAAAGCGGTGGTTTGACAAGTATCTTGAGTGAGGATGGAGTCTTAATAGCCATAAATAGGGCAATTGAGCCAAAGGCGACCAAAAAGCGCCACCATACGATGGTGTAAGAGTCAATATAGTTAAGAGCTACTTTAAGGGCTATAGCTAGTGTGGCCCAAAGAATTGCGGTATTCAACGAAAGTAAAATACCTTTGGTGTTGTTGGTCATATGTGTTGTTAATAATCGCGCTGCAAAATTAGTAATAGGCTTCACATTTTGATTAAATTATACTTTATATTTGTGGAAACATAAATTGGAAAACTATGAGACAACTCTTAAATCCCAAGATTGCACTTACTTTGATCACCTCAGTAGTTCTGCTCCTGACCTCCTGCAATATGAAGCGCAAATCGTCTGGCGACGGTCCGCAGGATGGAGCTGTTCTTGAGAAAACCACAGTTGAAGAAAAAGTACGTGAATTCGTATATCCGCTTCCTACAGCATTTGAAGTCACTGAAATGCTTAACAGGATTGGTGCAGCATATATTCTGACTCTTTCAAATCCGGTTAGCAATGTGGAGCGTTACCTTACAGAAAAATCAAAGGCTCTGAATCTGGGTATCTATAGCGCTGACCTTAGCTATGCCAGCGCTTATAACCAAAAGCAGAGTGTTATAGATTATATGGATGTATCCAAGAAGCTTATCGATGCTCTGAATATTTCCGGCGCTATCAGCCAGGATGTGATTGAACAGGTTGAAGCTAATCAGGATAATAAGGATGAACTTGTAAACATCATTACAAACACCTTCTACGATACATATGAATATCTAAATCAGGCCAACAGGGGATCAGTATCTCTGCTCGTTCTTGCCGGAACCTGGGTTGAGGGTCTTTACATTGTTACTCACATTACCGAGAATGTGTACTACAACAAGGAAATGGTAACGATAATAATGAAGCAAAAGGCTTCTCTTGACACTCTGATGGAACTTATGCAAGTTGCAAAGGATGATCCGGCTGTAGCTGAAACTATATCTGAACTGCTGCCACTTTACAATACTTATCTTGCTGTTGAAAATGATGCAATCACAGAAGCTCAGGTATTGTTTATTACCAAAGAGATTTACAGGGTTAGAAACAAAATGGTGGAGTAGTATTTGTCTCTAAGCAAAATAAAGAGGGGTGTCCTACAAGACACCCCTCTTTATTTTACTATGGCTTGAAGTTGAAATTAAGCTTCTTGGCAATCTCTGTTGCAAGTTCTTTATCAACCTTGTAGAAGTGTCCAAGCTGACGTTGTATTATTTCGTCTCGCTTAGGGCCTTCAATTCCGGCCATTGAACCGGCAAAATTGCTGATTGTTGCCTTGCGTTCTCTGTCTGTCATGACCTTTCTAAATAGCTGTCCAGGCTGGGTATAATGGTCGTCATCATTCTCGTTGCGGTCGTAAAAGTCAGCCCAGTCTGAGTGAAGATCCATACCCGGACTCTTGTACTTTGGATCAGCTTCTATACCATCATAACTATTAGGATAGTAGTTGGGTGCATCACCTCCGTTACCATTTACAGACATATAGCCGTCGCGTTCATGATTGTGGACCGGAACAATAGGTCTGTTGACGGGGATTTGCTCATAATTTGCTCCCAGGCGGTAGCGGTGAGCATCAGGATAAGCAAAGAGTCGACCCTGCAACATCTTGTCAGGTGACAGGCCTATACCTCTAACCACATTTGAAGGTGCAAAGGCAGCCTGCTCTACATCAGCAAAGTAGTTAACGGGTATCTCATTGAGCTCCATCACACCGACCTCAATAAGCGGGTATTCTGAGTGAGACCAAACCTTTGTGACATCAAATGGATTCCACCTGAACTTCTTTGCCTGTTCGTCTGTCATCACCTGGATATTGAGAGTCCACTTTGGATAATCGCCCTTCCTGATGGCATTTACAAGGTCTCTCTGAGCATAGTCAGGATCCTTGCCTCTCAGATCCTCTGCCTGAGCTGCCGAAAGAGTCTTGTTTCCCTGCTGGGTTTTGAAGTGGAACTTAACCCATACTCTTTCACCCTTTTCGTTGTACATAGAGAAGGTATGGCTTCCATACCCGTTCATATGACGGTAACCATCTGGTGTGCCTCTGTCACTGAAGAGTATCATTATTTGGTGGAGACTTTCAGGATTGAGACTCCAGAAATCCCACATCATGGTCGGACTCTTGAGGTTGGTGTGCGGATCACGTTTCTGAGTGTGGATAAAGTCGGGGAATTTCTTAGCATCCTTGATAAAGAATACCGGAGTATTGTTTCCAACAAGGTCCCAGTTGCCTTCATCAGTATAGAACTTAACGGCAAAGCCTCTTGGGTCACGTTCGGTGTCTGCACTTCCCTTTTCTCCACCAACAGTTGAGAACCTTATAAACACACGACATTCATTGCCTACCCTGCTAAACAGAGAAGCGCATGTGTATTTGGTGATATCATTGGTTACTGTGAATTTCCCAAATGCACCTGTACCCTTGGCGTGTACCACTCTTTCGGGGATTCTCTCCCTGTTAAAGTGAGCAAGTTTCTCAAACAGAAAGCTGTCCTGGATTAACACAGGTCCCCGTGGACCTGCAGACATACTGTCTTCATTTTCGTGATACGGCCTTCCTGATGCGGTTGTCAGCCTTTTTTTATCGTCTTTCATACCTGTATAATTTTAGGTTAACTATATTTCTATGTGACCTGAATTCGTAGCGGAGGGAAGTCCTGCAGGACATGACAACCGGCTATTTCTTGGCATTCGGGACCCAAAACCACACAACTATTGTACCAATACAGGCAGCAGCTAGTACAACAATACGTAGGTTGATATTACTGATAAGGACCCAGGCAGATATCGACACCATAATCCACATTAGCACAATGGAATAGATTTTTTCGTGTCTGTATAAGCCCTTATTAGTCTCATATCTTCTAATCCTTCCTCCCAGGTATTTATTATTAAGCAGCCATTGGTGCAACCTGGGTGAGCCCTTCATATATAGGTAGGCTGAAAGGAGGAGGAAGGGGGTGGTGGGCAAACCCGGTACTACTATTCCCACTAAACCCAGAGCCAGTGCTATTGAGCCCAGCACAATATAAATAGACTTTAGCATCAGATATGACTTTTCACAATCTTCGGGATCATTCACAAATTTTACAATGTCTTAATTTAGACCATTTATGCACAATGTGCAAGTTTTGCGTAACTTCGCGCACATTTTTGAGCGTATGTTATCATTAAAGATCTTCTTTACCGAAAAGAAATATTTCGCCCCGGCATTTATGTACACCTGCTTTGCATTGGTGTTTAGTACATGGATTGTATATATTCCCTTTATAGCTCATAAGTTGCAGATTGGTGAGGCAAGGATAGGGACGGCACTGTTTTTTGGATCCCTTGGCTCCTTCCTTACAATTCCTCTGTCCAACCGACTGACTATCATTTTAGGTGTCGGACGACAGGCTTTCTGGGGCTTTATACTCTATGCCACTTCACTCTTTGGAATCTTCTCAGCTCCAGGTTATTACTGGCTGCTTGCCGCACTTTTTTATTACGGAATGTGCAGTTCAATCTTTGCTATAGGTCTTAATTCACTTGTTGCTGAGGTTGAGAAGAGAGCAGGTAAGTATATAATGACCGGAACCCATGGTTTCTGGAGTATAGGTGGGATGATTGGAGCCTCGCTCGGAGGTTATCTTGCGGGACGCTTCAATATGCCCTTTGTGCACCTTGGCGTGGTGCTGGTGATTCTGATATCAGCAAACCTATACCTTCGTAAGGAATACATTAATATAAAAGGAGAAGCGAAAACCAGGAAAGAGAAGGGTTCTATTCCCTGGAAGCCCATCCTGCTGATTGCTATGATAGCGATGGTTATGATGGCGTCTGAAGGCGCCATCGCTGACTGGAGCTCCCTTTATATGAAGGAGGTTGTAATTGTAAGAGCCGAACTGTGGGGACTAGCCTATGCTTTGTTTGCCGTTGGTATGGCAATAGGCCGTTTCATGGGTGATGCGATGAGTCTGAGATTTGGTTCATGGCGACTGCTTAGTATGGCTGTTCTTACCAGCATTGTGGGTTTTGCACTGGTGCTTAGCACAGTCGGTGTAATAGTATTCTGCGGATTTTTGATAATTGGCCTGGGCTTCTCAGTCGTAGTTCCCGAGATCTATCGTCTGGCCTCCAATGTTGATGGCATTAGGCCTGCAGATGGTATTTCGATGATTGCAGCCTCATCAAATATAGGCTTCCTTACCGGTCCTGTAATCCTTGGTTTTGTTGCCGAACTGTACAGTCTATACGCTAGTTTTTTAGTACTGACCGGCTTTGTGGTTATCGCCTTTGTTTTAGTCTCTTTAAAGAAAAGGCGTTAAGGATTCTGTTTGAAATACAGCTGAGTATGAAGTGTCTCAACTGAAAGTAAGCCTTACCTGTGAAGTCCTCACAAGGATCTCGTAGTGGTAAAGCAATCCGCTTTTCTCGTCAGTAAGGACTTCGCTTTTTTCAGTGCAATGCCATTCCTGGGCTGACCATTCGGGAAACCAGGTATCAGCACCCTCAAAGTTATGGTGAATGACGGTAAGGTGCAATGTGTCTGAATATGGCAGAAATGCCTTGTAGATCTCACCACCGCCTATTACAAAGAGCTTCCTGTATTCCCTGGCTGCCTCCACAGCTTCCTCTGTGGAGGAAACCACAATGCAACCGGGCAGCTGCAGGTCTTTATTTCTGCTCACAACAATATTAAGTCTGTTAGGAAGTGCACCTTTGGGCAGGGCCTCGAAGGTCTTTCGTCCCATAACTATTGCATTACCTGTTGTAAGCTGCTTGAATCGCTTCAGGTCACCACTTATGTATGCAAGCTGGTCTCCATCTTTCCCGATGGCTCGTTGCTGGTCTATCGCTACAATGATGGCTATCTCCATTCCGGCTATATTTTATACAGCGATATCGCCTTTAATATGTGGGTGAGGATCATATCCTGTAAGTTCAAAGTCCTCGAAACTGA
The genomic region above belongs to Xiashengella succiniciproducens and contains:
- the recJ gene encoding single-stranded-DNA-specific exonuclease RecJ; protein product: MERRWKIKEPGDSAVVEALAGELNVDKIVANLLVQRGVDSFSSAKSFFRPSLDDLHDPFLMKDMDIAVDRLCKAIRSGERIMIYGDYDVDGTTAVALVFSFLRRYYQNLLFYIPDRYTEGYGISTKGIEAAADSGCSLIISLDCGIKAVNKIRYAKNFGIDFIVCDHHTPGEALPEALACIDPKRQDDTYPYKDLSGCGVGFKLLQAFCLHNGYPVEPLYKYLDLVAVSIAADIVPITGENRILAYYGLKQLNNDPGTGLKSIIHVSNMEGKELEMSDVVFKIGPRINAAGRIESGRDAVELLISGEEELAKSLSANINGHNEVRKDLDKKITDEALQLLINDPSQKERKSTVLFRPHWHKGVIGIVASRLMDKFYRPTVIITESQGLATGSARSVEGFDLYSAVESCSDLLISFGGHTSAAGLTMDIGNVELFAQRFEEWVEAHITPEQMIPQVEIDAEIRLKDINARLMRLLAQFAPFGPANQKPLFVTRRVIDYGTTKLVGKGRDHIKFELIEECSGAIVRGIGFSMKDHLTKIQSREPFDIVYSIEENVYNGVSSVQLMIKDLLFPY
- a CDS encoding DMT family transporter, which codes for MTNNTKGILLSLNTAILWATLAIALKVALNYIDSYTIVWWRFLVAFGSIALFMAIKTPSSLKILVKPPLSLVAAAILLGFNFIGYQQGVNYGGPLVAQIIIQLGPVLLAFAGFFMFKEKADTIRIAGFILTAVGFVVFYYYQLDFIPGKEELQTGFLWLLMGSVTWTGYAIINKMVVNKYSTSEISLMLYAIPMLMFLPFADFSTLFQAHSIGVWFLFLFLAFNTLLAYGSLSLALKYIDANKISVIITLNPIITVLLMEILLWINVSWFSTDALAPMAYIGALVVLIGAIMAVGVFSKKANKGKANP
- a CDS encoding MFS transporter, which encodes MLSLKIFFTEKKYFAPAFMYTCFALVFSTWIVYIPFIAHKLQIGEARIGTALFFGSLGSFLTIPLSNRLTIILGVGRQAFWGFILYATSLFGIFSAPGYYWLLAALFYYGMCSSIFAIGLNSLVAEVEKRAGKYIMTGTHGFWSIGGMIGASLGGYLAGRFNMPFVHLGVVLVILISANLYLRKEYINIKGEAKTRKEKGSIPWKPILLIAMIAMVMMASEGAIADWSSLYMKEVVIVRAELWGLAYALFAVGMAIGRFMGDAMSLRFGSWRLLSMAVLTSIVGFALVLSTVGVIVFCGFLIIGLGFSVVVPEIYRLASNVDGIRPADGISMIAASSNIGFLTGPVILGFVAELYSLYASFLVLTGFVVIAFVLVSLKKRR
- a CDS encoding dihydrofolate reductase, with translation MEIAIIVAIDQQRAIGKDGDQLAYISGDLKRFKQLTTGNAIVMGRKTFEALPKGALPNRLNIVVSRNKDLQLPGCIVVSSTEEAVEAAREYRKLFVIGGGEIYKAFLPYSDTLHLTVIHHNFEGADTWFPEWSAQEWHCTEKSEVLTDEKSGLLYHYEILVRTSQVRLTFS
- a CDS encoding YbaN family protein, with amino-acid sequence MLKSIYIVLGSIALALGLVGIVVPGLPTTPFLLLSAYLYMKGSPRLHQWLLNNKYLGGRIRRYETNKGLYRHEKIYSIVLMWIMVSISAWVLISNINLRIVVLAAACIGTIVVWFWVPNAKK
- the lipB gene encoding lipoyl(octanoyl) transferase LipB — translated: MNVEYRDLGLIDYKEAWDIQEELFDKLTSAKSGKAEQQGVSNYLLFCEHPHVYTLGKSGHESNLLIPDVLLQRINAKFYRINRGGDITYHGPGQIVGYPIFDLEAIGIGIKEYIHRLEEAIIQTLADFGIEATRLDGATGVWLDVDKGLAARKICAIGVRASRYVTMHGFALNVNTDLSYFTHINPCGFVDKGVTSFQKELQAPQDIEAVKKVLLGKLTALFGLSLV
- the lysS gene encoding lysine--tRNA ligase, which codes for MDQLELSEQELIRRESLKKLQELNINPYPADEYPVTHYAGDILKNYEANPDAYQDVCIAGRIMGRRIMGSASFAELKDSTGRIQIYIKRDDICPGEDKTLYNTVFKKLLDIGDIVGVKGFAFITQTGELTVHVKELTILAKALRPLPVVKEKDGQVFDAFCDPEQRYRQRYVDLIVNDNVMDTFIKRTKIINTMRNFFNEKGYLEVETPILQAIPGGATARPFITHHNALNIPLYLRIANELYLKRLIVGGFEGVYEFAKDFRNEGMDRTHNPEFTVMEIYVAYKDYNWMMDFTEEMIERVALELHGTTKVQLGDNIIDYKRPFKRITMIDAIKEHTGIDITGMDEAQLREVCKKLGIETDPSMGKGKLIDEIFGEKCEHNYIQPTFIIDYPIEMSPLCKRHRCNPELTERFELMVNGKELANAYSELNDPIDQLERFQEQLRLSEKGDDEAMFIDKDFVRALEYGMPPTSGMGIGIDRLTMFMTNQQSIQEVLFFPQMKPEKKAEKDPDEKFIELGIPEEWVAVVRKAGFQRVKDLLEVENPNKLHQDLCGLNKKNKLGLTNPSKEEVAEWLQK
- the lipA gene encoding lipoyl synthase, whose amino-acid sequence is MENTKKGISKPDWLKIKLPNTNEYSWMNKTIRDHELHTICTSGKCPNAAECWGAGTATFMILGDICTRACKFCNVKTGRPEAVDYKEPLRIARSIKIMKLRHVVITSVDRDDLPDGGAGIWVETIKMVKKINPETTMEVLIGDFQGMTNLVQMVIDAQPEVISHNVETVRRLTPQIRSRAKYDVSLDVLKYIADAGCIAKSGLMLGLGETQEEVLETMKDLRNVGVRVLTIGQYLQPSPKHLPVQEYIKPAQFRFYKEEGLKMGFKYVESGPLVRSSYHAERHINALKD
- a CDS encoding NAD(P)H-dependent glycerol-3-phosphate dehydrogenase, which produces MDVTTSKIGVVGSGSWATAIAKMVLINSDSINWLFRKQDYIDAFRKIKHNPNYLTSVSFDTDRIHFTNDINEIVEKSDILIFANPSAFLKETLQDLKVPLKDKFIVSAIKGLVTDENMVIGSYFHTYYDVPLDQILVISGPCHAEEVALERLSYLTIACQNIKTGREFANRLQCNFINTVVTDDIYGTEYAAVLKNIMAIASGICHGLGYGDNFQAVLISNAIQEMKRFVDTVHPIPRDIKSSAYLGDLLVTCYSQFSRNRTFGTMIGKGYSVKSAQLEMLMIAEGYYAAKSIKEINDKYSVFMPITSAVYNIIYEKISPAIEIRLLTELLR
- a CDS encoding catalase, translated to MKDDKKRLTTASGRPYHENEDSMSAGPRGPVLIQDSFLFEKLAHFNRERIPERVVHAKGTGAFGKFTVTNDITKYTCASLFSRVGNECRVFIRFSTVGGEKGSADTERDPRGFAVKFYTDEGNWDLVGNNTPVFFIKDAKKFPDFIHTQKRDPHTNLKSPTMMWDFWSLNPESLHQIMILFSDRGTPDGYRHMNGYGSHTFSMYNEKGERVWVKFHFKTQQGNKTLSAAQAEDLRGKDPDYAQRDLVNAIRKGDYPKWTLNIQVMTDEQAKKFRWNPFDVTKVWSHSEYPLIEVGVMELNEIPVNYFADVEQAAFAPSNVVRGIGLSPDKMLQGRLFAYPDAHRYRLGANYEQIPVNRPIVPVHNHERDGYMSVNGNGGDAPNYYPNSYDGIEADPKYKSPGMDLHSDWADFYDRNENDDDHYTQPGQLFRKVMTDRERKATISNFAGSMAGIEGPKRDEIIQRQLGHFYKVDKELATEIAKKLNFNFKP